From one Armatimonadia bacterium genomic stretch:
- a CDS encoding glycoside hydrolase domain-containing protein has protein sequence MWKVLVLLFALCPAMALAQIQAHVIYEPPDPGLRWGTNLLLGARVTGSPHWSDRKPEFAVDGRHDNAGNHWAAENIPVQLTVQLQKPTALNCLRLWTFWDNRRYYQYVIEGSEDGENWRVLADRRDNMTPATAAGETFVFPTATASQVRVTFTRNSASNAAGGHIVEIEGYELPEQQAETAVRRAGRWAQVPEGLQAAWGSTDTHYPREEPPSGTPETSCVAWRGERVSAQMVLSSRKGAQQVRIVPGELRSAEGGVIPGSAVRARFVRYVLADGKLVPDVLDTIARLDLAPCTTRPVWVSIEVPSDTGAGIYTGTIAVQAQGQEPLSLPIKLEVLPATLPPPAEWTYWLDLWQNPYALARYHGVEPWSPAHKAILEPHLRLLAEAGQKCITTTIVYRPWGTQTYDPYDSMVEWIKEADGTYRYDYSVFDEYVELAWRCGIRGAINCYSASSWSGGVRYLDAATGDYITVAAAPGSPEYIEHWSRFLRDFTEHLRQRGWLSKTALAMDEPPAEVAQKVLGVVRQAAPELKVAMAGGNHPELKDLIDDWCVFIDPPLDPAIASERLAKGLPTTVYVCCGPAKPNTFTFSPPSEAEWLGWYAAAQGYSGFLRWAFDSWTQDPLRDTSFVTWPAGDCFLVYPGARSSVRFERLREGVAAYEKVRLVRKALSAREDPAAKQALADLEAALAEFRYATVQKTPAEVTVNAARKALTSATRVTWPE, from the coding sequence ATGTGGAAGGTTCTCGTCCTGCTGTTCGCCCTTTGCCCGGCCATGGCACTCGCGCAGATTCAGGCTCACGTGATCTACGAGCCACCCGATCCCGGGCTGCGGTGGGGCACGAACCTGCTGCTGGGAGCCAGGGTCACTGGCTCGCCGCACTGGAGCGACCGGAAGCCTGAGTTCGCCGTTGACGGGCGACATGACAACGCCGGCAACCACTGGGCGGCCGAGAACATCCCCGTGCAGCTGACCGTGCAGCTCCAGAAGCCCACGGCACTGAACTGCCTGCGCCTGTGGACCTTCTGGGACAACCGACGGTACTACCAGTACGTGATCGAGGGTTCGGAGGATGGTGAGAACTGGCGGGTGCTGGCAGACCGCCGAGATAACATGACTCCGGCAACGGCCGCCGGAGAGACCTTCGTCTTCCCGACCGCTACCGCGAGTCAGGTGCGCGTCACCTTCACACGCAACTCAGCAAGCAACGCAGCAGGAGGGCACATCGTGGAAATCGAGGGATACGAACTCCCCGAACAACAGGCCGAAACCGCCGTCAGACGAGCCGGACGCTGGGCCCAGGTTCCCGAGGGTCTGCAGGCCGCCTGGGGCTCGACGGACACGCACTACCCAAGAGAGGAACCGCCCAGCGGGACGCCGGAAACCTCCTGTGTCGCATGGCGCGGAGAGAGAGTCAGCGCCCAGATGGTTCTATCGAGCCGCAAGGGTGCCCAGCAGGTGCGGATCGTGCCCGGGGAGTTGCGGTCGGCCGAAGGTGGAGTGATCCCGGGCAGCGCCGTCAGGGCCCGGTTCGTGCGCTACGTGCTGGCGGACGGCAAGCTGGTGCCTGACGTTCTCGATACGATAGCGCGGCTGGACCTTGCCCCGTGCACGACGCGGCCGGTCTGGGTGTCGATTGAGGTTCCGAGCGACACAGGTGCGGGGATCTATACCGGCACGATCGCCGTGCAGGCCCAGGGACAGGAGCCACTGTCGTTGCCGATCAAGCTGGAGGTCCTGCCCGCGACCTTGCCGCCACCCGCTGAGTGGACCTACTGGCTGGATCTGTGGCAGAACCCCTACGCACTGGCACGGTACCATGGAGTCGAGCCCTGGTCGCCGGCCCACAAGGCAATCCTGGAGCCGCACCTGCGGCTGCTGGCCGAGGCCGGGCAGAAGTGCATCACCACCACGATCGTCTACCGGCCCTGGGGGACGCAGACCTATGACCCCTACGACTCGATGGTCGAGTGGATCAAGGAGGCGGACGGCACCTACCGCTACGATTACTCGGTCTTCGATGAGTACGTTGAGCTCGCCTGGCGCTGCGGCATCAGGGGAGCGATCAACTGCTACTCCGCGTCCTCCTGGTCGGGCGGCGTGCGGTACCTCGACGCGGCAACGGGAGACTACATCACGGTGGCCGCCGCTCCCGGGAGTCCGGAGTATATCGAGCACTGGAGCCGGTTCCTGCGAGACTTCACGGAGCACCTGCGTCAGCGTGGCTGGCTTTCGAAGACGGCGCTGGCGATGGACGAACCCCCGGCGGAGGTAGCACAGAAGGTCCTCGGCGTGGTGCGGCAAGCAGCACCTGAGTTGAAGGTCGCCATGGCCGGAGGCAACCACCCGGAGCTCAAAGACCTGATCGACGACTGGTGCGTGTTCATCGACCCGCCGCTCGATCCGGCCATCGCCAGTGAACGCCTTGCCAAAGGACTGCCGACCACCGTCTACGTGTGCTGTGGGCCGGCGAAGCCGAACACCTTTACCTTCTCGCCGCCGAGTGAGGCCGAGTGGCTGGGCTGGTATGCCGCTGCCCAGGGCTACTCGGGCTTCCTGCGCTGGGCCTTCGATAGCTGGACGCAAGACCCGCTGCGCGATACGAGCTTCGTGACCTGGCCTGCGGGCGACTGCTTCCTGGTCTACCCGGGCGCACGCAGTTCTGTTCGTTTCGAGCGCCTGCGCGAGGGTGTTGCTGCGTACGAAAAGGTGCGGCTGGTGCGCAAGGCCTTGTCGGCGCGTGAGGACCCGGCGGCGAAGCAAGCACTCGCTGACCTGGAGGCGGCGCTGGCCGAGTTCCGGTATGCCACCGTCCAGAAGACGCCGGCAGAGGTGACCGTCAACGCGGCCCGCAAGGCCCTGACCTCGGCGACGCGCGTAACCTGGCCGGAGTAG